From Halarcobacter mediterraneus:
TTATATGATAATAGGCAAGTTTCACTTCTCTAATAAGATCTTCTTCAATAAATGGCTTAACAAGATATCCTAAGTAATTTACTTGAGAAGCTTCTTTCAAAAACTTTTCTTCTTGGTGAGCAGTTAAAAATATAACAGGTATACTAAAACCTTCTTGAATCAATTTTACTGTTTCTATTCCATTTAAAAAACCAAGAATCGTAATATCTGCAATAATAAGATTTACATCATTTTCTTGTATTAAATGAATAGCCTTACTACTATCTTTTGCAATGCCAACAATATTATAATTTTCACACTCTAAAATTTTTTTTATTTTATACGCAATAAGAGATTCATCTTCTATAATTAATATATTAAAATCATTCATAATAGATAAGTATATCATTTTCTACTTTTATTTTTAACTGATATTATTTATTGTACTATTAATTATGAAGATGAATATTTTTACTTATATTACTATTTTTTTATTACTTTTTATAAATTCTTTACATGCAGATATCAAAATTGATGACTCTAGTAAAGAGATTATATTATTAAATAAAAGTGAAATCTACTATGATGAAAAAAATGAAGAAAATATCAATACTCTTATTGAAAAACCTGAACTTTTCCATCCTTTTAAAAAAGAGTTTATTAACTATGGTCTAAAAAACAAATCTCCAATTTGGGTTAAATTTACCCTTCACAATATTTCTTCAAAAACCATACAAAAAACTATAAGTATAGATGAACTAAGACTTGAGCATATAAAACTTTTTACAGTAAAAGACAATAAAGTAATCAATTTACAAAAAAGTGGTTCCTTTCATCGTAAAAAGTTTAATGGCATACTTATGCCACATTTTAATGTACAACTTCTTCCTAGTGAAAAGAAGACATTCTACTTAAAAGTCTTCTCTCCTAGCTATGCTTTAGCATTTAAAGCTTTGATTACAACATATGAAGACTTTATATATAAAGATATAAAGTACCACTTAATCTGGGGAATATTTATTGGTATTTTAATAACTATCTTAATCTACAATTTCTTTTTATACCTTTTAACAACAAACTCATTATACTTTTATTATTCATTATATATATTAGGAATCTTAGCCTCAAGGAAAGTTCATTATCTAATATGGCTACATATTTTTCCTATGCATGACCCAATTGCAGT
This genomic window contains:
- a CDS encoding response regulator, whose amino-acid sequence is MIYLSIMNDFNILIIEDESLIAYKIKKILECENYNIVGIAKDSSKAIHLIQENDVNLIIADITILGFLNGIETVKLIQEGFSIPVIFLTAHQEEKFLKEASQVNYLGYLVKPFIEEDLIREVKLAYYHIKNKSEKSIIQLSDDYNYCIGTSVLKNKSEVIVLGKKEKCFFNILVLNKNNLVSNELVDLLLWNDEIIDDATRRQVLFRLRKKVPELDIETIKGEGYILRV